A stretch of the Papaver somniferum cultivar HN1 chromosome 6, ASM357369v1, whole genome shotgun sequence genome encodes the following:
- the LOC113290088 gene encoding uncharacterized protein LOC113290088, giving the protein MTQIIEKDWMDETDIFSKVYRDGVKYFIQFATTDGSSNKTCACPCARCRNKKNLRIAVVRQHLLEKGIDKSYRIWALHGEKSTSDSSDYSGEDPSQEENHYEQNTEDAGPGMESFIDAAIVVREGGADGAVHKDDTNQTRTTYEEPFEVREGGSDGDVHIDDTNQMRTTYEEPFVPDRMETDQNSTGSSEIPASPILQINARISRNPKVFITVDVAGRPVGEHAEKLSTRIGELVRHHCPINYTDWRLVPETFKDDVWNALLMEYEFNAPSQYVRPYLEKSFPAKYRRYKYDLRKQYIKDATNQEEVVAKCPIGFKLDVWKAFVANEFEEVAKEKRAKNVENIKKSTIRHTLGRRSYVNKCYILEKEEGIVLDGRPDVWMKGHEKSDGTVHPSALEKYEQVKAANEKRKRLNGGGSGKQLSFDSDAVAEVFGPDGSRAHLRAYSSCVSKKRAVQACLATSIMESEASKCDAPIAAMVANLSSRVEGLVKIVAEILSRPPTAQENTPTFDAEVTAQEATPTIDAEVRDNVNRSYRGVGKQNVNLLNREGKTVATGYTVIGKEGEMCNGRRVQPGEKKVMIETVVDVSAPVPDPPQGDHHYTLAGFVEGGWVIWFGSRLQPR; this is encoded by the exons ATGACACAGATAATTGAGAAAGACTGGATGGACGAAACTGATATATTCAGTAAAGTTTATCGGGATGGGGTTAAGTATTTTATACAGTTTGCAACAACAGATGGTTCTTCAAACAAAACGTGTGCTTGCCCATGTGCTCGTTGCCGAAATAAGAAAAATCTCAGGATTGCCGTAGTTAGACAACATTTGCTTGAGAAGGGTATCGACAAATCTTATCGTATATGGGCTCTTCATGGTGAGAAGTCCACGAGTGATAGTAGTGATTATTCAGGGGAAGATCCATCGCAAGAAGAAAACCACTATGAACAAAACACAGAGGATGCAGGGCCTGGCATGGAGAGCTTCATTGATGCTGCAATTGTAGTGCGTGAAGGGGGGGCAGATGGTGCTGTTCATAAAGATGATACCAATCAGACGCGAACAACTTATGAAGAACCATTTGAAGTGCGTGAAGGGGGATCAGATGGTGATGTTCATATAGATGATACCAATCAGATGCGAACGACTTATGAAGAACCGTTTGTTCCTGATAG AATGGAAACAGATCAAAATAGTACTGGTTCGTCAGAAATTCCAGCCTCTCCGATATTGCAGATTAATGCAAGAATTAGTAGAAACCCAAAAGTTTTCATCACTGTTGATGTTGCTGGACGACCTGTGGGGGAACATGCAGAGAAACTATCCACTCGTATAGGAGAACTTGTTCGACATCATTGTCCAATAAATTATACAGATTGGAGGCTCGTCCCGGAAACATTCAAGGATGATGTTTGGAATGCCTTGCTG ATGGAATATGAGTTCAATGCTCCTTCCCAGTATGTCCGCCCCTACCTCGAGAAAAGCTTCCCGGCAAAGTACAGAAGATACAAATATGACTTACGTAAACAGTATATAAAAGACGCAACTAACCAGGAAGAGGTTGTAGCAAAGTGTCCAATTGGTTTTAAGCTTGATGTTTGGAAAGCTTTTGTCGCAAATGAATTTGAAGAAGTTGCTAAGGAGAAACGTGCAAAGAATGTAGAGAACATTAAGAAAAGCACGATTCGCCATACTCTTGGGAGGCGTTCCTATGTGAACAAATGTTATATCCTT GAAAAAGAGGAAGGAATAGTTCTTGATGGGCGCCCAGATGTTTGGATGAAGGGCCATGAAAAGAGTGATGGGACTGTCCATCCTTCCGCACTTGAAAAATAT GAACAAGTTAAGGCTGCTAATGAAAAGAGGAAACGCTTGAATGGAGGAGGATCTGGCAAGCAGCTGAGTTTTGATTCAGATGCAGTAGCCGAGGTCTTTGGGCCAGATGGCAGTAGAGCACATTTACGTGCTTATTCCTCCTGTGTGTCTAAGAAGCGTGCTGtacaagcatgcctagcaacctcTATCATGGAAAGTGAAGCTAGCAAATGCGACGCTCCTATTGCTGCCATGGTTGCCAACCTTTCAAGTCGTGTAGAAGGATTGGTTAAG ATTGTAGCTGAAATTTTAAGCCGTCCCCCTACTGCCCAAGAAAATACTCCTACCTTTGACGCAGAGGTGACTGCACAAGAAGCTACTCCAACCATTGATGCAGAGGTGCGTGACAATGTTAATCGTAGTTATAGAGGTGTCGGAAAACAAAATGTCAATCTGTTGAATAGGGAAGGCAAGACAGTTGCAACCGGGTACACAGTGATTGGAAAGGAAGGTGAAATGTGCAACGGGAGAAGGGTACAACCTGGTGAGAAAAAGGTAATGATTGAGACTGTTGTCGATGTATCTGCTCCAGTACCAGATCCTCCTCAAGGAGATCATCATTATACTTTAGCAGGTTTTGTTGAAGGTGGATGGGTGATATGGTTTGGGTCGCGGTTGCAGCCAAGATAA